A window of Candidatus Omnitrophota bacterium genomic DNA:
GTATTTCCAGCCAACGGAGGTCGGCGGCTTCCTGGAGGAGTTCGCCACTATTGATTCGGGGAGGAGACTTGGCACGAGGTTTAGCGGGCTTCCGTACCTCGGGACGAAGCAGGTTCCCTTCTCGTTCACGGTCGAGGTTACACCGAACATCGGGCGCATCCTCGCGGCTGGAATGGGCGACTATTCTCTTGCGTCGGTCACGTCGGTTTGCTGGGATCACTACTTCAAGCTGACGGAAGAGTTGCCGTATGCCACGATTCTCTGTCATGCAGCGGGGGTGGCAGACAATACCTCAACGCCAAAAGAGATCAAGGTCATGGGCGCGAAGATCAGCAGGCTAACGATTGCAGGCGGGATTGATAACGTGCTGACGCTCGCGGTAGAAGGGATCGGGATGACGATGAGTGCTGCCGATTCGGTGTCGGCATCATATACCAACTTCGGCCCATTCCTTCTCAACTCGGCGCAAGGGACAGCCACGTTGTCCATCGGGGCATCGGTTCTCACGGCGGCTCTGTTCGAGGAAGCGCGGGACTTTGAGATCACCATCGACAACGGCATCATGGCTGACCATCGTATCCACGGAAGCGCGACGCCGGTTGCCATGAGTGAAGGAGACTCGAACGTTACGGGCAGGATCACAGCGATCTACAACGACAATACGTGGGGAGAGATAAACAACTTCGCCGCTGGCACAAAGAGAGCCATCACGCTATCTGCGGCGCATGCCGAACCTGTTCCTACGCTGCCGACTACGCTACACGCTTTCACGATTTCGTTACGCAGTGTGCGGTACACGGGGGACACGCCGAGCTACGATCCGGACGTGATGACCATCGAGCTTCCGTTCAAGGCAGAGAACATAGTGTCGGCGATGATTACGATCAGGAACGATTTCTCGACTGCATATTCAGCGACGGCATAGGAGGAGTGTATGGTTGTTGATGGGGTCAAGAAGGCTGACACGAGGAAAGTGGTACTGGATGAGTTCTTCGACCAGCCCGCGCATGTAGTCATCAAGATACTTGGCCCGTATGCGAAAGCGCAGATTCGCGAAGTGCTGATGTCGGGGTTCAACATCGGCGACGTGGATATGAAGGGGAAGGCTACTACAGTCCAGACGAGAAGCGAGGGGTCGGCGGACCGGGAGATCAAGATTAGAGACTTGAAACTGGCGCACGGTTTCGCTTCCACGGACATCCGATCAGGAGGTGTGGTGCCTGAGTGGAACAAGGCGCTATGGGATTCTCTCGATGAAGCCGACCCCCGCATTTTGGAAAAGGTCATCGCGGCTATCGATGACTTCTCAAAGATGCTTGAAGGCGGTGATGCTGCAAACCCTACCTAACCGACCGGGATAGGAAGGAGATTGAGGCGGCGGTAGATGCGAACTTCACGGAGCAGAAGTCGCCGGTCTTCAGAAAGGGGTCGATGAAATGGGTTGGGTTGCAACGCTGGGGATGGTATCTGGAAGTTTTCTTCTCTATCTCTGTCGGCGACCAAGCGAGTTTCGCAATCAGTCCCATCGAGTATATGAGGTGCTGGGAAGAGGACCCGCATCTGATGTCCATTCTCACGCTGGTACAGCACCGTGTGCGGTACAACGTATCGAGACAACTGGATAAGGTGAAGAGCGATGGGCGAGCGCGACACGTATCAAATAGTATTACAGCTAAAAGATGAACTCTCATCGAATCTGAAGCAGGTCAACAGCACGCTCCAGCAGACTCGTGATATCGGGCAGAAGACAGCGGAAGGCGTTAGCGGATTTACAAGTAAAATCAAATCGGCCATCCAGCCGATAAGAGACTTCTCCCGAATGATGTCGAGTCTCATGGCGGCAGGTGGGCTCGTGGCCTTATTCATGCGGGTTGCTAATGCCGTCGGTGACATGGAAAAGGCATACGCCAAACTTCATCCGGAATCGCAGAAGGCGGCAGGATCATTAGCGGCATGGAACGAAGCCATGTTGAATTTGAAAGCTCAACAGGGGGAGATAGTAGCTACTCTGCTCGGGCCTATTCGCGAAGCATTTATAAGCATGTTAGACCCGGTTGGCGCTGCGACACGGGAGATGAAGAATTTCAATACAGAGCTTGGAAAGCTTGTAGACAAATATAAATCGGATGCTACAAAGAAACTTCAAGATCATGCTGCTATGATGTCTACGCTCACTATGGCGCAAGAGCGATATAGGAGGGCCGTTTCAGCTCAGGTATATATCGAGAGAGATTTGGCAGATGCTCAGGAGTCTGTCAATACAGCCATGAAAAGTCTTGGCCTCCCAGGAGCATCGGAAGCGATATTAAAAGCACAGCAGAGAGTAGAAATACTTCAAGAGCGGTTGGCGCAGAATAAAACGACACTCGAAGAATCTGCTATTCTCATGCGCGAGATTCCTCAGATACTCAGGGAGCAGGCAGATAAAGCAAAGACCACAGCCGATGTAACGGTGAAAATATCAG
This region includes:
- a CDS encoding phage tail tube protein, with the translated sequence MAGDTNPGRNMWVGLGIQASMAAAATVYTYFQPTEVGGFLEEFATIDSGRRLGTRFSGLPYLGTKQVPFSFTVEVTPNIGRILAAGMGDYSLASVTSVCWDHYFKLTEELPYATILCHAAGVADNTSTPKEIKVMGAKISRLTIAGGIDNVLTLAVEGIGMTMSAADSVSASYTNFGPFLLNSAQGTATLSIGASVLTAALFEEARDFEITIDNGIMADHRIHGSATPVAMSEGDSNVTGRITAIYNDNTWGEINNFAAGTKRAITLSAAHAEPVPTLPTTLHAFTISLRSVRYTGDTPSYDPDVMTIELPFKAENIVSAMITIRNDFSTAYSATA